Proteins encoded within one genomic window of Fragaria vesca subsp. vesca linkage group LG1, FraVesHawaii_1.0, whole genome shotgun sequence:
- the LOC101311897 gene encoding uncharacterized protein LOC101311897 has translation MEPPSFQEAPRCDVCKCSFNAFRRRHHCRSCGRTLCHEHSSSQMALPQFGLYSPVRVCSDCFNGSSRSAIGDVQASSDGTDSITASVSTLDIGGDADPKTKPTMQSQPASAVLECKCRMPLCICEAPAPSVDAAPIQIKTTSTPLPQSPKAKKTETVVKSKPSTSNSKHGSVFNLGQANNGISEKKIDYEVNGEGMREAIKNGDIDAVKKLLSEGVNSNYHDRQGLSLLHLAAVFNQTEIVFALMDSGASLDYKNAQGETPLDCAPVTLQYKMREKMEQDKGV, from the exons ATGGAGCCTCCATCTTTTCAAGAAGCTCCGCGCTGTGACGTCTGCAAATGCAGCTTCAACGCTTTCCGGCGACGG CATCATTGCCGATCCTGTGGGCGGACATTGTGCCACGAACATTCATCAAGCCAAATG GCTCTACCTCAGTTTGGCCTTTACTCACCGGTTAGAGTTTGCAGTGATTGTTTTAACGGCTCCTCTCG ATCTGCCATAGGTGATGTACAAGCTTCTTCAGATGGAACTGATTCTATAACAGCTTCAGTTTCTACATTGGATATAGGTGGAGATGCAGATCCAAAGACTAAACCAACTATGCAGTCTCAGCCTGCTTCAGCAGTTTTAGAGTGTAAGTGCAGAATGCCCTTGTGTATTTGTGAAGCTCCAGCCCCATCTGTGGATGCAGCTCCTATACAG ATCAAAACCACATCCACTCCGCTCCCCCAGTCTCCAAAAGCAAAGAAAACAGAAACCGTTGTAAAAAGCAAACCTTCTACTTCAAACAGCAAGCATGG ATCTGTTTTCAATCTTGGTCAAGCGAACAATGGAATTTCTGAGAAAAAGATAGATTACGAAGTCAATGGAGAG GGTATGAGAGAAGCTATAAAGAATGGTGATATTGATGCTGTGAAAAAGCTTCTGAGTGAG GGTGTTAATTCTAATTACCACGACAGGCAAGGACTTTCTTTGCTACATTTA GCAGCAGTCTTCAACCAAACTGAGATAGTTTTTGCCCTCATGGACTCTGGAGCAAGCCTGGACTACAAAAATGCACAGG GTGAAACACCACTGGATTGTGCTCCTGTTACCTTGCAATACAAGATGCGAGAGAAAATGGAACAAGATAAAGGAGTGTGA
- the LOC101311605 gene encoding RING-H2 finger protein ATL47-like: MGLVVNSISSSDLFFSDALYKAAFVIAVLRWAFYWALRLRRRLMPDEDSDLLESELDYEQSSSNSSSHTTSSQLIRDSLIRTTYEEVTRRQGNSCRHWDTCAVCLTQLEMGDEVRELRNCCHVFHTECIDRWLDYNGHDHHDGDAGGQEDNHKTCPLCRTPLLTSSQIQSLSWEQSSQPSWAVERLLYLFGEDLVL, translated from the coding sequence ATGGGTTTAGTCGTTAATTCGATCTCGTCCTCGGACTTGTTCTTCAGCGACGCGCTCTACAAGGCCGCGTTTGTAATCGCCGTCCTGAGATGGGCCTTCTACTGGGCCCTGAGGCTCCGCCGCAGACTCATGCCCGACGAGGATTCCGATCTCCTAGAGTCCGAGCTCGACTACGAACAGTCTTCCTCTAACTCTTCGTCCCATACGACGTCGTCTCAGCTGATTAGAGACAGCCTGATACGGACGACGTATGAGGAGGTGACGAGACGACAGGGGAACAGCTGTCGTCATTGGGACACCTGCGCGGTGTGTCTGACCCAGTTGGAGATGGGGGACGAGGTCCGGGAGCTGCGGAACTGCTGCCACGTCTTCCACACGGAGTGTATTGACAGGTGGCTGGACTACAACGGGCATGATCATCATGACGGCGACGCCGGCGGGCAGGAGGATAATCACAAGACGTGCCCGCTGTGCAGGACGCCGCTGCTGACGTCGTCGCAGATCCAGAGTTTGAGCTGGGAGCAAAGTTCTCAGCCGAGCTGGGCGGTGGAGAGACTGCTCTATCTATTTGGGGAGGATCTGGTGTTGTAG